A region from the Dendropsophus ebraccatus isolate aDenEbr1 chromosome 1, aDenEbr1.pat, whole genome shotgun sequence genome encodes:
- the LOC138782360 gene encoding piggyBac transposable element-derived protein 4-like gives MAQSSTKHLTDQEIEAIMFQSDDESELSLSDDEYLPPENQTSSSDSSSSDDEEVNTVDPQEVISRTSKTNIFWDSKPTLVGRTAIHNIVRQAQGAVGSPRYFSPKDVFCTFFSDNMAEEVLLCSNLEGRRIASAKNKSWKNISKEELYAYIGLLLLAGSQKSYDVPIRELFLDPLSDPHYKATMSVDRYEEIRRHIRFDDKRTRALRFETDKLAPISYIWNIFIKNCTKLYNPSANVTVDEQLVPFRGRCKFIQYMPSKPAKYGIKIFWMCDSACYYGINGVIYCGKEVGAPAQKDLGSEIVKTLAVPIFSSGRNITMDNYFTNVELGNFLLQKHITLVGTIKANRREIPEALKHNRQRALYESVFGFNNKATLVSYKAKKEKSVILLSTMHHNCSIDSNDRKLKPEIILYYNKTKGGVDKMDEMVGEYSCKRQTKRWPEVLFSNMLDVAALNSFIIYTENHPEFHARRKDRRRLFLKDLCHELVMPHMIQRSDVKGLIKQTKEAMKRCGVQFQMIPGPGERKRKRCFMCPRNVERKTERFCSICKENVCKEHSSEKITCQNCLED, from the coding sequence ATGGCGCAGTCTTCCACCAAGCATCTGACTGACCAAGAGATTGAAGCAATTATGTTTCAAAGTGATGATGAAAGTGAACTATCTTTGTCCGATGACGAGTACCTGCCACCAGAGAATCAAACATCCTCAAgtgattcttcttcttctgatgaTGAAGAAGTGAATACAGTGGATCCTCAAGAAGTGATAAGTAGAACATCCAAAACGAATATTTTTTGGGACAGTAAACCTACATTAGTCGGACGTACTGCAATCCATAATATTGTGAGACAGGCTCAAGGAGCCGTGGGAAGTCCCAGGTACTTTTCCCCTAAAGACgtattctgtacttttttttctgacaatatGGCAGAAGAGGTCCTTTTATGTTCAAACCTAGAAGGAAGACGTATtgcttctgcaaaaaataagtccTGGAAAAATATCTCAAAAGAGGAACTTTATGCATACATTGGACTTTTACTGCTGGCAGGAAGTCAAAAATCGTATGATGTTCCTATACGAGAATTATTTCTGGACCCACTTTCTGATCCACACTATAAGGCGACAATGTCAGTGGACAGATATGAGGAAATTAGAAGACATATTCGATTTGATGATAAGCGAACACGTGCATTGAGGTTTGAAACAGACAAATTAGCCCCTATCAGTTATATTTGGAACATATTTatcaaaaattgcaccaaactttACAATCCTAGTGCTAATGTTACAGTAGATGAGCAACTTGTACCGTTCAGAGGACGCTGCAAGTTCATACAATACATGCCCAGCAAGCCAGCCAAATATGGAATCAAAATCTTCTGGATGTGTGATTCGGCATGTTATTATGGCATAAATGGCGTAATCTACTGTGGCAAAGAGGTTGGTGCACCAGCACAGAaggatctggggtctgaaattGTCAAAACTCTTGCTGTTCCAATATTCAGTTCAGGTAGAAACATTACCATGGACAATTATTTCACCAATGTTGAACTAGGCAATTTTCTGCTTCAAAAACATATTACACTTGTTGGTACTATCAAGGCAAACCGCCGAGAAATTCCAGAAGCACTGAAACACAATCGTCAGCGAGCACTTTATGAGAGTGTCTTTGGATTCAATAACAAAGCGACTTTGGTATCTTACAAAGCAAAGAAGGAGAAATCAGTGATTTTACTCAGTACCATGCATCACAATTGCAGTATTGACAGCAATGACAGAAAATTAAAGCCAGAAATCATCCTGTATTACAATAAAACTAAAGGAGGTGTAGACAAAATGGATGAGATGGTGGGAGAATATTCATGCAAGAGGCAAACAAAACGATGGCCTGAAGTACTTTTTTCAAATATGCTTGATGTAGCAGCCCTGAATTCATTCATCATTTATACAGAAAATCATCCAGAATTCCATGCACGGAGGAAGGACAGGAGACGCCTATTTTTGAAGGACCTTTGTCATGAGCTTGTAATGCCTCACATGATACAGCGAAGTGACGTGAAAGGCTTGATAAAGCAAACTAAAGAAGCAATGAAACGGTGTGGCGTACAGTTTCAGATGATTCCAGGGccaggagaaagaaaaagaaagcgctGTTTCATGTGTCCAAGAAACGTAGAAAGGAAAACTGAGAGATTTTGTTCAATTTGTAAGGAAAATGTCTGCAAAGAACATTCTTCCGAAAAAATAACTTGTCAAAATTGTTTGGAAGACTAA